In one window of Neofelis nebulosa isolate mNeoNeb1 chromosome 15, mNeoNeb1.pri, whole genome shotgun sequence DNA:
- the PRG4 gene encoding proteoglycan 4 isoform X5: MEWKILPMYLLLLSVFLIQQVSSQDLPSCAGRCGEGYSRDATCNCDYNCQHYMECCPDFKKVCTVELSCKGRCFESFARGRECDCDSECKKYGKCCSDYENFCGKVHNPPSPSSKTVPPAPGASQTIKSTTKRSPKSPNKKKTKKVIESEEITEEHSVSENQESSSSSSSSSSTIRKVKSSKNSAANKELKKKPKVKDSKKEKTPKKKPNPEPPVVDEDGSGLDNGDVKLTPTPDIPTTQRNKVTTSPKITTVKPTNPKPSLPPNSDTPKETSSTTSEETAVETKETSITNKQTSNREKEKTTSPKEKKSAEKTPAKDFEPTSKAPTTSTPKAETTTKSSAPTTTKKPVPTTPKKPAPTTPKKPAPTTKEPTPTTPKKPAPTTKEPAPTTPKKPAPTTKEPVPTTPKKPAPTTKEPAPTTKEPTPTTPKKPAPTTKEPTPTTPKKPAPTTKEPAPTTPKKPAPTTKEPVPTTPKKPAPTTPKQPAPTTKEPTPTTPKKSAPTTPKEPASTTTKEPPPTAPTEPALTTPKEPTPTAPKEAAPTTPNKPAPITTKEPAPTAPKEPAPTTPKEPAPTAPKEAAPTTPNKPAPITTKEPAPTAPKEPAPTTPKEPAPMAPTEPAPTTPKEPVSTAPKEPSPSIPKEPAPMAPTEPAPTTPKEPAPTAPKEPAPSIPKEPAPTTPKEPAPSIPKEPAPMAPNKPAPTTPKEPAPTAPKEPAPTAPKEPAPTAPKETAPTAPKEPAPSIPKEPAPTAPKEPAPSIPKEPAPTVPKEPAPSIPKEPAPSIPKEPAPTVPKEPAPSIPKEPAPTAPKEPAPSIPKEPAPTVPKETAPTTTKEPIPKLLKEPTPASLETPAPTNSEGSTTTTMEPPTTPKNPAESTPEFPKEPTPKALENSPKEPVIPVTKAPGVTTPEITTTAKDKTTEKDIHMTPGIMAAVPTSTPTEEKTTDSKTRITTQVTSATSSKNTPQATTLAPKVMTTTKKATTSEETMNKPEETTAAPKDRANPKVSTPKSQKPTKAPKRPTSTKKPNTIPKRRKPKTTPTPPRMTTSTVPKLHPTSSTKAILQTTTSPNQTPNSEIVEVNPNKDGDAAGEKPHTIPRPPVLTPIFIPGTDILVRGSNQDIAINSMLSDETNLCNGKPVDGLTALRNGTLVAFRGHYFWMLNPFSPPSPARKITEVWGIPSPVDTVFTRCNCEGKTFFFKDSQYWRFTNDIKDAGYPKQIVKGFGGLNGKIVAALSIAKYKERPESVYFFKRGGGIQQYIYKQEPVRKCTGRRPAINYSVYGETTQVRRRRFERAIGPSQTHTIRIRYSPIRVSYQDKGFLHNEVKMSLYWRGFPNVVTSAIALPNTRKPDGYDYYAFSKDQYYNIDEPSRTARVITTRSGRTLSNVWYNCP; the protein is encoded by the exons atttaccaAGCTGTGCAGGGAGATGTGGGGAAGGGTATTCTAGAGATGCCACCTGCAACTGTGATTATAACTGTCAACACTACATGGAGTGCTGCCCTGATTTCAAGAAAGTCTGCACTGTGG AGCTTTCCTGTAAAGGCCGCTGCTTCGAGTCCTTTGCAAGAGGGAGGGAGTGCGACTGTGACTCGGAATGTAAGAAGTATGGCAAGTGCTGTTCCGATTATGAGAATTTTTGTGGAAAAG TGCATAATCCCCCATCACCATCTTCAAAGACTGTACCTCCAGCTCCAGGAGCATCTCAAACCATCAAATCAACAACCAAACGTTCACCCAAATCACCAAACAAGAAGAAGACTAAGAAAGTTATAGAATCAGAGGAAATAACAGAAG aacattctgtttctgaaaatcaagagtcttcttcctcctcttcctcttcctcttcaactATTCGGAAAGTCAAGTCTTCCAAAAATTCAGCTGCtaataaagaattaaagaagaaaccCAAAG taaaagatagcaagaaggaaaaaactcCTAAAAAGAAACCTAACCCTGAACCACCAGTTGTAGATGAAGATGGAAGTGGACTGGACAATGGTGACGTCAAGCTCACCCCGACTCCTGACATTCCTACCACCCAACGCAATAAAGTTACCACGTCTCCCAAGATTACAACAGTCAAACCGACAAATCCAAAACCCAGTCTTCCACCTAATTCTGATACACCCAAAGAGACATCTTCAACAACCAGTGAGGAGACAGCAGTTGAAACTAAAGAGACTTCTATAACGAATAAACAGACttcaaatagagaaaaagagaagactacttcacctaaagagaaaaaaagtgcgGAGAAAACACCTGCTAAAGATTTTGAACCGACATCCAAAGCTCCTACTACATCTACACCAAAAGCTGAAACTACAACCAAATCTtctgctcccaccaccaccaagaaacCTGTTCCCACTACCCCCAAGAAGCCTGCACCCACCACTCCCAAGAAGCCTGCACCCACGACCAAAGAGCCTACACCCACCACCCCCAAGAAGCCTGCACCCACCACCAAAGAGcctgcacccaccacccccaAGAAGCCTGCACCCACCACCAAAGAGCCTGTACCCACCACCCCCAAGAAGCCTGCACCCACCACCAAAGAGCCTGCACCCACCACCAAAGAGCCTACACCCACCACTCCCAAGAAGCCTGCACCCACGACCAAAGAGCCTACACCCACCACCCCCAAGAAGCCTGCACCCACCACCAAAGAGcctgcacccaccacccccaAGAAGCCTGCACCCACCACCAAAGAGCCTGTACCCACCACCCCCAAGAAGcctgcacccaccacccccaAGCAGCCTGCACCCACCACCAAAGAGCCTACAC CCACCACCCCCAAGAAGTCTGCTCCCACCACTCCTAAGGAGCCTGCATCCACTACCACCAAAGAACCTCCACCCACAGCCCCCACAGAGCCTGCACTCACCACTCCAAAGGAGCCTACACCCACTGCCCCCAAGGAGGCTgcacccaccacccccaacaAGCCTGCTCCTATTACCACCAAGGAACCTGCACCCACGGCCCCCAAGGAGCCTGCACCTACCACCCCCAAGGAACCTGCACCCACAGCCCCCAAGGAGGCTgcacccaccacccccaacaAGCCTGCTCCTATTACCACCAAGGAGCCTGCACCCACGGCCCCCAAGGAGCCTGCACCTACCACTCCCAAGGAACCTGCACCCATGGCCCCCACAGAGCCTGCACCCACCACTCCCAAGGAGCCTGTATCCACAGCCCCCAAGGAACCTTCTCCCAGCATTCCCAAGGAGCCTGCACCCATGGCCCCCACAGAGCCTGCACCCACCACTCCCAAGGAGCCTGCACCCACAGCCCCCAAGGAACCTGCTCCCAGCATTCCCAAGGAGCCTGCACCCACAACCCCCAAGGAACCTGCTCCAAGCATTCCCAAGGAGCCTGCACCCATGGCCCCCAACAAGCCTGCTC ccaccacccccaAGGAGCCTGCACCCACCGCCCCCAAGGAGCCTGCACCCACCGCTCCCAAGGAGCCTGCACCCACCGCCCCCAAGGAGACTGCACCCACTGCTCCCAAGGAGC CTGCTCCCAGCATTCCCAAGGAGCCTGCACCCACAGCCCCCAAAGAACCTGCTCCCAGCATTCCCAAGGAGCCTGCACCCACAGTCCCCAAAGAACCTGCTCCCAGCATTCCCAAGGAGC CTGCTCCCAGCATTCCCAAGGAGCCTGCACCCACAGTCCCCAAAGAACCTGCTCCCAGCATTCCCAAGGAGCCTGCACCCACAGCCCCCAAAGAACCTGCTCCCAGCATTCCCAAGGAGCCTGCACCCACGGTCCCCAAGGAGActgctcccaccaccaccaaggagCCCATCCCCAAACTTCTCAAGGAGCCCACTCCAGCTTCTCTTGAGACACCTGCTCCAACCAACTCAGAGGGCTCTACTACAACCACCATGGAGCCTCCCACTACTCCCAAAAACCCTGCTGAATCAACTCCTGAGTTTCCCAAAGAACCCACACCAAAGGCTCTTGAAAACAGTCCCAAAGAACCTGTTATACCTGTAACTAAGGCTCCTGGAGTGACCACACCTGAAATCACTACAACAGCTAaagacaaaacaacagaaaaagacatACACATGACACCTGGAATTATGGCCGCTGTACCTACATCAACTCCGACAGAAGAAAAGACCACTGATTCCAAAACAAGAATAACCACACAAGTAACATCAGCCACATCATCCAAAAATACTCCTCAAGCCACAACTCTTGCACCCAAAGTAATGACTACAACAAAAAAGGCAACTACATCTGAAGAGACTATGAATAAACCCGAAGAAACCACAGCTGCACCAAAAGACAGAGCTAATCCTAAAGTGTCAACTCCTAAATCCCAAAAGCCAACCAAAGCACCAAAAAGGCCCACTTCTACCAAAAAGCCAAACACGATACCTaaaaggagaaaaccaaagaCTACACCAACTCCCCCAAGGATGACTACATCAACAGTGCCCAAATTACACCCCACCTCTTCCACAAAAGCCATTCTCCAAACTACCACCAGCCCCAACCAAACACCTAACTCAGAAATAGTTGAAGTAAATCCAAATAAGGATGGAGATGCTGCGGGAGAAAAACCTCACACGATCCCCAGGCCCCCTGTGTTAACTCCTATATTTATCCCAGGCACAGATATCTTAGTGAGAGGATCCAATCAAGACATTGCCATCAACTCCATGCTTTCAG acGAGACTAATTTATGCAATGGTAAGCCAGTAGATGGGCTGACTGCTTTGCGCAATGGAACACTAGTTGCATTTCGAG GTCATTATTTCTGGATGCTAAATCCATTCAGTCCACCATCTCCAGCTCGTAAAATTACTGAAGTTTGGGGTATTCCCTCCCCCGTTGATACTGTTTTTACTAGGTGCAACTGTGAAGGAAAAACTTTCTTCTTTAAg GATTCTCAGTACTGGCGTTTCACCAATGACATAAAAGATGCAGGGTATCCCAAACAAATTGTAAAAGGATTTGGAGGactaaatggaaaaatagtgGCAGCTCTCTCCATAGCTAAATACAAGGAAAGACCTGaatctgtgtattttttcaaGAGAG GTGGTGGCATTCAGCAGTATATTTATAAACAGGAACCCGTCAGAAAGTGCACTGGTAGAAGGCCTGCTATCAATTATTCAGTGTATGGAGAAACAACACAGGTTAGGAGACGTCGCTTTGAACGCGCCATAGGACCTTCTCAAACACACACCATCAGAATTCGCTATTCACCCATCAGAGTCTCTTATCAAGACAAAG GTTTCCTCcataatgaagttaaaatgagtTTATACTGGAGAGGATTTCCAAATGTGGTTACTTCAGCTATAGCACTGCCCAACACCAGAAAACCTGATGGCTATGATTATTATGCCTTTTCTAAAG aTCAATACTATAACATCGATGAACCAAGTAGAACAGCAAGAGTCATTACTACTCGTTCTGGGCGGACCTTGTCCAATGTCTGGTACAACTGTCCTTAG
- the PRG4 gene encoding proteoglycan 4 isoform X26, with translation MEWKILPMYLLLLSVFLIQQVSSQELSCKGRCFESFARGRECDCDSECKKYGKCCSDYENFCGKVKDSKKEKTPKKKPNPEPPVVDEDGSGLDNGDVKLTPTPDIPTTQRNKVTTSPKITTVKPTNPKPSLPPNSDTPKETSSTTSEETAVETKETSITNKQTSNREKEKTTSPKEKKSAEKTPAKDFEPTSKAPTTSTPKAETTTKSSAPTTTKKPVPTTPKKPAPTTPKKPAPTTKEPTPTTPKKPAPTTKEPAPTTPKKPAPTTKEPVPTTPKKPAPTTKEPAPTTKEPTPTTPKKPAPTTKEPTPTTPKKPAPTTKEPAPTTPKKPAPTTKEPVPTTPKKPAPTTPKQPAPTTKEPTPTTPKKSAPTTPKEPASTTTKEPPPTAPTEPALTTPKEPTPTAPKEAAPTTPNKPAPITTKEPAPTAPKEPAPTTPKEPAPTAPKEAAPTTPNKPAPITTKEPAPTAPKEPAPTTPKEPAPMAPTEPAPTTPKEPVSTAPKEPSPSIPKEPAPMAPTEPAPTTPKEPAPTAPKEPAPSIPKEPAPTTPKEPAPSIPKEPAPMAPNKPAPTAPKEPAPTTPKEPAPTAPKEPAPSIPKEPAPTVPKEPAPSIPKEPAPTVPKEPAPSIPKEPAPTAPKEPAPSIPKEPAPTVPKEPAPSIPKEPAPSIPKEPAPTVPKEPAPSIPKEPAPTAPKEPAPSIPKEPAPTVPKETAPTTTKEPIPKLLKEPTPASLETPAPTNSEGSTTTTMEPPTTPKNPAESTPEFPKEPTPKALENSPKEPVIPVTKAPGVTTPEITTTAKDKTTEKDIHMTPGIMAAVPTSTPTEEKTTDSKTRITTQVTSATSSKNTPQATTLAPKVMTTTKKATTSEETMNKPEETTAAPKDRANPKVSTPKSQKPTKAPKRPTSTKKPNTIPKRRKPKTTPTPPRMTTSTVPKLHPTSSTKAILQTTTSPNQTPNSEIVEVNPNKDGDAAGEKPHTIPRPPVLTPIFIPGTDILVRGSNQDIAINSMLSDETNLCNGKPVDGLTALRNGTLVAFRGHYFWMLNPFSPPSPARKITEVWGIPSPVDTVFTRCNCEGKTFFFKDSQYWRFTNDIKDAGYPKQIVKGFGGLNGKIVAALSIAKYKERPESVYFFKRGGGIQQYIYKQEPVRKCTGRRPAINYSVYGETTQVRRRRFERAIGPSQTHTIRIRYSPIRVSYQDKGFLHNEVKMSLYWRGFPNVVTSAIALPNTRKPDGYDYYAFSKDQYYNIDEPSRTARVITTRSGRTLSNVWYNCP, from the exons AGCTTTCCTGTAAAGGCCGCTGCTTCGAGTCCTTTGCAAGAGGGAGGGAGTGCGACTGTGACTCGGAATGTAAGAAGTATGGCAAGTGCTGTTCCGATTATGAGAATTTTTGTGGAAAAG taaaagatagcaagaaggaaaaaactcCTAAAAAGAAACCTAACCCTGAACCACCAGTTGTAGATGAAGATGGAAGTGGACTGGACAATGGTGACGTCAAGCTCACCCCGACTCCTGACATTCCTACCACCCAACGCAATAAAGTTACCACGTCTCCCAAGATTACAACAGTCAAACCGACAAATCCAAAACCCAGTCTTCCACCTAATTCTGATACACCCAAAGAGACATCTTCAACAACCAGTGAGGAGACAGCAGTTGAAACTAAAGAGACTTCTATAACGAATAAACAGACttcaaatagagaaaaagagaagactacttcacctaaagagaaaaaaagtgcgGAGAAAACACCTGCTAAAGATTTTGAACCGACATCCAAAGCTCCTACTACATCTACACCAAAAGCTGAAACTACAACCAAATCTtctgctcccaccaccaccaagaaacCTGTTCCCACTACCCCCAAGAAGCCTGCACCCACCACTCCCAAGAAGCCTGCACCCACGACCAAAGAGCCTACACCCACCACCCCCAAGAAGCCTGCACCCACCACCAAAGAGcctgcacccaccacccccaAGAAGCCTGCACCCACCACCAAAGAGCCTGTACCCACCACCCCCAAGAAGCCTGCACCCACCACCAAAGAGCCTGCACCCACCACCAAAGAGCCTACACCCACCACTCCCAAGAAGCCTGCACCCACGACCAAAGAGCCTACACCCACCACCCCCAAGAAGCCTGCACCCACCACCAAAGAGcctgcacccaccacccccaAGAAGCCTGCACCCACCACCAAAGAGCCTGTACCCACCACCCCCAAGAAGcctgcacccaccacccccaAGCAGCCTGCACCCACCACCAAAGAGCCTACAC CCACCACCCCCAAGAAGTCTGCTCCCACCACTCCTAAGGAGCCTGCATCCACTACCACCAAAGAACCTCCACCCACAGCCCCCACAGAGCCTGCACTCACCACTCCAAAGGAGCCTACACCCACTGCCCCCAAGGAGGCTgcacccaccacccccaacaAGCCTGCTCCTATTACCACCAAGGAACCTGCACCCACGGCCCCCAAGGAGCCTGCACCTACCACCCCCAAGGAACCTGCACCCACAGCCCCCAAGGAGGCTgcacccaccacccccaacaAGCCTGCTCCTATTACCACCAAGGAGCCTGCACCCACGGCCCCCAAGGAGCCTGCACCTACCACTCCCAAGGAACCTGCACCCATGGCCCCCACAGAGCCTGCACCCACCACTCCCAAGGAGCCTGTATCCACAGCCCCCAAGGAACCTTCTCCCAGCATTCCCAAGGAGCCTGCACCCATGGCCCCCACAGAGCCTGCACCCACCACTCCCAAGGAGCCTGCACCCACAGCCCCCAAGGAACCTGCTCCCAGCATTCCCAAGGAGCCTGCACCCACAACCCCCAAGGAACCTGCTCCAAGCATTCCCAAGGAGCCTGCACCCATGGCCCCCAACAAGCCTGCTC CCACCGCTCCCAAGGAGcctgcacccaccacccccaAGGAGCCTGCACCCACCGCCCCCAAGGAGC CTGCTCCCAGCATTCCCAAGGAGCCTGCACCCACAGTCCCCAAAGAACCTGCTCCCAGCATTCCCAAGGAGCCTGCACCCACAGTCCCCAAAGAACCTGCTCCCAGCATTCCCAAGGAGCCTGCACCCACAGCCCCCAAAGAACCTGCTCCCAGCATTCCCAAGGAGCCTGCACCCACAGTCCCCAAAGAACCTGCTCCCAGCATTCCCAAGGAGC CTGCTCCCAGCATTCCCAAGGAGCCTGCACCCACAGTCCCCAAAGAACCTGCTCCCAGCATTCCCAAGGAGCCTGCACCCACAGCCCCCAAAGAACCTGCTCCCAGCATTCCCAAGGAGCCTGCACCCACGGTCCCCAAGGAGActgctcccaccaccaccaaggagCCCATCCCCAAACTTCTCAAGGAGCCCACTCCAGCTTCTCTTGAGACACCTGCTCCAACCAACTCAGAGGGCTCTACTACAACCACCATGGAGCCTCCCACTACTCCCAAAAACCCTGCTGAATCAACTCCTGAGTTTCCCAAAGAACCCACACCAAAGGCTCTTGAAAACAGTCCCAAAGAACCTGTTATACCTGTAACTAAGGCTCCTGGAGTGACCACACCTGAAATCACTACAACAGCTAaagacaaaacaacagaaaaagacatACACATGACACCTGGAATTATGGCCGCTGTACCTACATCAACTCCGACAGAAGAAAAGACCACTGATTCCAAAACAAGAATAACCACACAAGTAACATCAGCCACATCATCCAAAAATACTCCTCAAGCCACAACTCTTGCACCCAAAGTAATGACTACAACAAAAAAGGCAACTACATCTGAAGAGACTATGAATAAACCCGAAGAAACCACAGCTGCACCAAAAGACAGAGCTAATCCTAAAGTGTCAACTCCTAAATCCCAAAAGCCAACCAAAGCACCAAAAAGGCCCACTTCTACCAAAAAGCCAAACACGATACCTaaaaggagaaaaccaaagaCTACACCAACTCCCCCAAGGATGACTACATCAACAGTGCCCAAATTACACCCCACCTCTTCCACAAAAGCCATTCTCCAAACTACCACCAGCCCCAACCAAACACCTAACTCAGAAATAGTTGAAGTAAATCCAAATAAGGATGGAGATGCTGCGGGAGAAAAACCTCACACGATCCCCAGGCCCCCTGTGTTAACTCCTATATTTATCCCAGGCACAGATATCTTAGTGAGAGGATCCAATCAAGACATTGCCATCAACTCCATGCTTTCAG acGAGACTAATTTATGCAATGGTAAGCCAGTAGATGGGCTGACTGCTTTGCGCAATGGAACACTAGTTGCATTTCGAG GTCATTATTTCTGGATGCTAAATCCATTCAGTCCACCATCTCCAGCTCGTAAAATTACTGAAGTTTGGGGTATTCCCTCCCCCGTTGATACTGTTTTTACTAGGTGCAACTGTGAAGGAAAAACTTTCTTCTTTAAg GATTCTCAGTACTGGCGTTTCACCAATGACATAAAAGATGCAGGGTATCCCAAACAAATTGTAAAAGGATTTGGAGGactaaatggaaaaatagtgGCAGCTCTCTCCATAGCTAAATACAAGGAAAGACCTGaatctgtgtattttttcaaGAGAG GTGGTGGCATTCAGCAGTATATTTATAAACAGGAACCCGTCAGAAAGTGCACTGGTAGAAGGCCTGCTATCAATTATTCAGTGTATGGAGAAACAACACAGGTTAGGAGACGTCGCTTTGAACGCGCCATAGGACCTTCTCAAACACACACCATCAGAATTCGCTATTCACCCATCAGAGTCTCTTATCAAGACAAAG GTTTCCTCcataatgaagttaaaatgagtTTATACTGGAGAGGATTTCCAAATGTGGTTACTTCAGCTATAGCACTGCCCAACACCAGAAAACCTGATGGCTATGATTATTATGCCTTTTCTAAAG aTCAATACTATAACATCGATGAACCAAGTAGAACAGCAAGAGTCATTACTACTCGTTCTGGGCGGACCTTGTCCAATGTCTGGTACAACTGTCCTTAG